Genomic segment of Cereibacter sphaeroides 2.4.1:
TCGCCCGGGCCGACCTCTCGCTCGGCGCAGGCTGCGTCGAGCCGCCCGACCACATCTCGGTCGAGCTCGCGCTCCTGTCCTTCCTGCTCGTGAGCGGGGATCCCGGCACTAGCGCCATGAAAGAACGCCTGCAGGGCTGGATCCCGGCCTTCTGCGCACGTTGCCTCGAAGAGGATACGACGGGCTTCTGGGGAGGCGCCGCGCGTCTCCTGACCGCCGCGGTGGCCGCATGCCCCGCCCGGGACGAAGCCCGGCAAGACCGTCATACGGAAGAAAGGAAAGCCAGATGACTAAGTTGTCAGGTCAGGAGCTGCATGCCGAACTCTCGCGGCGCGCCTTCCTGAGCTATACGGCGGCTGTGGGGGCTCTCGGTCTCTGCGGCACCTCGCTCCTCGCGCAGGGAGCCCGCGCGGAAGGTCTCGCCAACGGCGAGGTCATGTCGGGCTGCCACTGGGGCGTGTTCAAGGCCCGGGTCGAGAACGGCCGCGCCGTGGCCTTCGAGCCCTGGGACAAGGACCCCGCGCCGTCGCACCAGCTGCCGGGCGTGCTCGATTCGATCTATTCGCCCACGCGGATCAAATATCCGATGGTGCGCCGCGAATTCCTCGAGAAGGGCGTGAACGCCGACCGCTCCACCCGCGGCAACGGCGACTTCGTCCGCGTCACCTGGGATGAGGCGCTCGACCTCGTGGCCAAGGAACTGAAGCGCGTTCAGGAAAGCTACGGGCCCACCGGCACCTTCGGCGGCTCCTACGGCTGGAAGAGCCCGGGCCGGCTGCACAACTGTCAGGTCCTCATGCGCCGCGCGCTGAATCTCGCGGGCGGGTTCGTGAACTCGTCGGGCGACTATTCGACCGGCGCCGCGCAGATCATCATGCCGCATGTCATGGGCACGCTCGAGGTCTACGAGCAGCAGACCGCCTGGCCCGTGGTGGTGGACAACACCGAACTGATGGTCTTCTGGGCCGCCGATCCGGTGAAGACCAACCAGATCGGCTGGGTGGTCCCCGACCATGGCGCCTTCGCGGGCATGCAGGCAATGAAGGAAAAGGGCACCAAGGTCATCTGCATCAACCCCGTGCGCACCGAGACGGCCGACTATTTCGGCGCCGAACTCGTGTCGCCGCGGCCGCAGACCGACGTGGCGCTGATGCTCGGCATGGCGCACACGCTCTACAGCGAGGATCTGCACGACAAGGACTTCATCGAGAACTGCACCTCGGGCTTCGACATCTTCGCGGCCTACCTGACCGGCGAGAGCGACGGCACGCCCAAGACGGCCGAATGGGCCGCCGAGATCTGCGGCCTGCCGGCCGAGCAGATCAAGGAACTCGCCCGCCGCTTCGTGGGCGGCCGGACGATGCTCGCCGCGGGCTGGTCGATCCAGCGGATGCACCATGGCGAACAGGCGCACTGGATGCTCGTCACGCTGGCCTCGATGATCGGCCAGATCGGTCTTCCGGGCGGCGGCTTCGGCCTCAGCTACCACTACTCCAACGGTGGCTCGCCCACGAGCGACGGCCCGGCGCTGGGCGGTATCTCGGACGGCGGCAAGCCGGTCGAAGGTGCGGCCTGGCTGTCGGCGAGCGGCGCGGCCTCGATCCCCTGCGCCCGCGTGGTGGACATGCTGCTCAATCCGGGCGGCGAGTTCCAGTTCAACGGTGCCACGGCGACCTATCCCGACGTGAAGCTGGCCTACTGGGTGGGCGGCAACCCCTTCGCGCACCACCAGGACCGCAACCGGATGCTCAAGGCCTGGGAAAAGCTCGAGACCTTCATCGTGCAGGACTTCCAGTGGACCGCCACCGCGCGCCACGCCGACATCGTCCTGCCGGCGACGACCTCCTACGAACGCAACGACATCGAGTCGGTGGGCGACTATTCGAACCGCGCCATCCTCGCGATGAAGAAGGTGGTCGATCCGCTCTACGAGGCCCGGTCGGACTACGACATCTTCGCAGCCCTGACGGAGCGTCTGGGCAAGGGCAAGGAATTCACCGAAGGCCGCGACGAGATGGGCTGGATCAGCTCGTTCTACGAGGCGGCGGTGAAGCAGGCCGAGTTCAAGCAGATGGAGATGCCGTCGTTCGAGGACTTCTGGTCGGAAGGGATCGTCGAGTTCCCGATCACCGAGGGCGCGAACTTCGTTCGCTATGCCGACTTCCGCGAGGATCCGCTGTTCAACCCCCTCGGCACGCCCTCGGGCCTGATCGAGATCTACTCGAAGAACATCGAGAAGATGGGCTATGACGATTGCCCGGCCCATCCGACCTGGATGGAACCGGCCGAGCGTCTCGGCGGGC
This window contains:
- the torA gene encoding trimethylamine-N-oxide reductase TorA, whose product is MTKLSGQELHAELSRRAFLSYTAAVGALGLCGTSLLAQGARAEGLANGEVMSGCHWGVFKARVENGRAVAFEPWDKDPAPSHQLPGVLDSIYSPTRIKYPMVRREFLEKGVNADRSTRGNGDFVRVTWDEALDLVAKELKRVQESYGPTGTFGGSYGWKSPGRLHNCQVLMRRALNLAGGFVNSSGDYSTGAAQIIMPHVMGTLEVYEQQTAWPVVVDNTELMVFWAADPVKTNQIGWVVPDHGAFAGMQAMKEKGTKVICINPVRTETADYFGAELVSPRPQTDVALMLGMAHTLYSEDLHDKDFIENCTSGFDIFAAYLTGESDGTPKTAEWAAEICGLPAEQIKELARRFVGGRTMLAAGWSIQRMHHGEQAHWMLVTLASMIGQIGLPGGGFGLSYHYSNGGSPTSDGPALGGISDGGKPVEGAAWLSASGAASIPCARVVDMLLNPGGEFQFNGATATYPDVKLAYWVGGNPFAHHQDRNRMLKAWEKLETFIVQDFQWTATARHADIVLPATTSYERNDIESVGDYSNRAILAMKKVVDPLYEARSDYDIFAALTERLGKGKEFTEGRDEMGWISSFYEAAVKQAEFKQMEMPSFEDFWSEGIVEFPITEGANFVRYADFREDPLFNPLGTPSGLIEIYSKNIEKMGYDDCPAHPTWMEPAERLGGPGAKYPLHVVASHPNSRLHSQLNGTSLRDLYAVAGHEPCLINPDDAAARGIADGDVLRVFNDRGQILVGAKVSDAVMPGAIQVYEGGWYDPLDPSEEGTLDKYGDVNVLSLDVGTSKLAQGNCGQTILADVEKYAGAPVTVTVFDTPKDA